From the genome of uncultured Cohaesibacter sp., one region includes:
- the rpsB gene encoding 30S ribosomal protein S2 yields MALPEVSMRSLLEAGVHFGHQTHRWNPKMGKFIFGARNNIHIVDLSQTVPLMNDALKAVSDTVARGGRVLLVGTKRQASGPVAEAAKAAAQYYVNSRWLGGMMTNWKTITQSIQRLRKLDELLEGEGKGFTKKERLTLTRERDKLERALGGIKDMGGVPDLIFVIDTNKETIAISEARRLGIPVAAIVDTNCDPDGIDFPVPGNDDASRAISLYCDLIVAAAIDGISRSAGETGVDLGAAEEGLIEPDFDGEDDEEEVVAEAAEAVEAPAEETEKA; encoded by the coding sequence ATGGCACTTCCTGAAGTATCCATGCGCTCTCTGCTTGAAGCAGGCGTGCATTTTGGTCACCAGACCCACCGCTGGAACCCGAAAATGGGCAAATTCATTTTCGGCGCCCGCAACAACATCCATATCGTCGACCTGTCCCAGACCGTTCCCCTGATGAACGATGCTCTGAAGGCTGTTTCCGACACCGTCGCGCGTGGCGGCCGTGTTCTTCTGGTCGGCACCAAGCGTCAGGCTTCCGGCCCTGTTGCCGAAGCTGCTAAAGCTGCTGCCCAGTATTATGTCAACTCCCGTTGGCTCGGCGGCATGATGACCAACTGGAAAACCATCACCCAGTCCATCCAGCGTCTGCGCAAGCTCGACGAGCTGCTTGAAGGCGAAGGCAAAGGCTTCACCAAGAAAGAACGTCTGACCCTGACCCGTGAACGCGACAAGCTGGAACGTGCTCTTGGCGGTATCAAGGACATGGGCGGCGTTCCTGACCTGATCTTCGTCATCGACACCAACAAGGAAACCATTGCGATCAGCGAAGCGCGCCGTCTGGGTATTCCCGTGGCTGCCATCGTTGATACCAACTGCGATCCTGACGGCATCGACTTCCCGGTTCCGGGTAACGACGATGCGTCTCGTGCAATCTCGCTCTACTGCGATCTGATCGTTGCTGCTGCCATCGACGGGATCTCCCGTTCTGCTGGCGAAACTGGCGTTGATCTTGGCGCAGCCGAAGAAGGCCTGATCGAGCCTGACTTCGATGGCGAAGATGACGAGGAAGAAGTTGTGGCCGAAGCTGCAGAAGCCGTTGAAGCTCCTGCTGAAGAAACCGAGAAGGCCTAA
- the tsf gene encoding translation elongation factor Ts: MAITASMVKELRETSGAGMMDCKKALAETDGDMEAAIDWLRTKGLAKAAKKSGRIAAEGLIAIAGEGAKAAVVEVNAETDFVSRNEQFQELARNIAAVTVDAGSDLETILAAKYPGGVSVSETIANAVATIGENMNLRRGAVMSVDKGVVATYMHNATAPGLGRLGVLVALESEGDAAKLDALGKQIAMHVAATNPMAATTDALDPAAIEREKAVFSEQARESGKPENIIEKMVEGRMRKFYEEVVLLKQTFVIDGENTVEQAIKNAEGDVGAPIKLIGFVRFALGEGIEKKEEDFAAEVAAASGKA; the protein is encoded by the coding sequence ATGGCTATTACAGCATCTATGGTGAAAGAGCTCCGTGAAACCTCTGGCGCGGGCATGATGGACTGCAAAAAGGCTCTGGCCGAAACCGATGGCGACATGGAAGCAGCAATCGACTGGTTGCGCACCAAAGGTCTGGCCAAAGCGGCCAAGAAATCCGGTCGTATCGCAGCAGAAGGCCTGATTGCCATTGCTGGTGAAGGCGCAAAAGCTGCCGTGGTTGAAGTGAACGCTGAAACCGACTTCGTTTCCCGTAACGAACAGTTCCAGGAACTGGCGCGCAATATTGCTGCCGTGACTGTTGACGCTGGTTCGGACCTCGAAACCATTCTGGCAGCAAAATATCCGGGCGGAGTTTCCGTTTCCGAAACCATCGCCAACGCCGTTGCTACCATCGGTGAGAACATGAACCTGCGTCGCGGCGCGGTCATGAGCGTCGACAAGGGTGTTGTTGCTACCTACATGCACAACGCAACTGCTCCGGGCCTTGGCCGTCTTGGCGTTCTGGTTGCTCTGGAATCCGAAGGCGATGCTGCGAAACTGGATGCGCTTGGCAAACAGATCGCCATGCATGTTGCAGCGACCAACCCGATGGCTGCGACCACCGATGCGCTGGATCCGGCTGCTATCGAACGCGAAAAAGCTGTGTTCTCCGAGCAGGCTCGCGAGTCTGGCAAACCGGAAAACATCATCGAGAAAATGGTCGAAGGCCGTATGCGCAAATTCTACGAAGAAGTTGTGCTGCTGAAACAGACCTTCGTTATCGATGGTGAAAACACCGTTGAGCAGGCCATCAAAAACGCTGAAGGCGATGTTGGCGCTCCGATCAAACTCATTGGCTTTGTCCGCTTTGCTCTCGGTGAAGGCATCGAGAAAAAAGAAGAAGATTTTGCCGCTGAGGTTGCAGCCGCTTCTGGCAAAGCCTGA
- the pyrH gene encoding UMP kinase — MAELKYKRILLKVSGEALMGDQSFGIDQAVVGRVASDIEKARALGAEICVVIGGGNIFRGVSVAAEGGDRVVGDHMGMLATVMNCLAMSNALNAKGIPAVPMSAIAMPEICESFTQRGAKAHLAAGKVVLFAAGTGCPFFTTDSGAALRAAEMECDALLKGTQVDGIYSADPKIDPTATRYDTITHAEMLAQGLKVMDAAAIALAQDSNIPIIVFSLHEPDGLVEILQGKGRYTVVSN; from the coding sequence ATGGCAGAGCTCAAATACAAGCGCATCTTGCTGAAGGTTTCAGGCGAGGCCCTGATGGGAGATCAGTCTTTCGGGATTGATCAGGCTGTTGTTGGGCGAGTTGCTTCGGATATCGAGAAGGCGCGTGCGCTCGGGGCTGAGATCTGCGTCGTGATTGGCGGTGGCAACATCTTCCGCGGTGTGTCTGTTGCGGCTGAAGGTGGCGACAGGGTGGTCGGTGACCACATGGGCATGCTAGCAACGGTCATGAACTGTCTTGCGATGTCGAATGCCCTCAATGCGAAAGGGATCCCGGCTGTGCCGATGTCGGCCATCGCGATGCCGGAGATTTGCGAGAGCTTCACCCAGCGTGGTGCCAAGGCTCATCTGGCCGCTGGCAAGGTGGTTCTGTTTGCTGCCGGGACTGGCTGTCCCTTCTTCACCACCGATTCCGGTGCTGCCCTGAGGGCTGCCGAGATGGAATGCGATGCCTTGCTCAAGGGAACGCAGGTTGACGGGATTTACTCAGCAGATCCCAAAATTGACCCCACTGCGACTCGATATGACACAATTACCCATGCCGAGATGCTCGCTCAGGGGCTTAAGGTTATGGATGCGGCCGCAATTGCCCTTGCTCAGGACAGTAATATTCCGATAATTGTATTTTCACTCCACGAACCGGATGGACTTGTCGAGATTCTTCAAGGCAAGGGCCGTTATACCGTGGTGTCCAACTAG
- a CDS encoding AraC family transcriptional regulator: protein MWSNTKDHVCYEKLEGHTFGWYSQGGRGVFRVDGKKREGRPGAICIFPQGQTSEWDINGPLEMMHLYLPNDELRRCYSEMLDRDGQLLDLADVTYADAGDLARPFAELHVATRQGQSLRAEEAMTELVASILKDKRFHGLAAKTVRGGLSGRVRRQLADYIDANLDQVIRLKDLAAIAGLSEFHLQRSFKQSCGVSPHLYVNHRRIERAKAQIRAGEPLIEVADACGFSSQSHFTRSFKMGTGVTPAHYRKAVA from the coding sequence ATCTGGTCGAACACGAAGGACCATGTTTGCTATGAGAAGCTCGAGGGGCATACCTTCGGCTGGTATTCGCAAGGTGGGCGAGGGGTCTTTCGGGTCGATGGCAAGAAACGCGAGGGGCGTCCGGGGGCGATTTGCATCTTCCCTCAGGGGCAGACGTCCGAGTGGGACATCAATGGTCCGCTGGAGATGATGCATCTCTATCTGCCAAACGATGAGCTGCGTCGGTGCTATTCGGAAATGCTGGATCGGGATGGACAGCTGCTGGACCTTGCGGATGTAACCTATGCCGATGCGGGGGATCTTGCGCGGCCCTTTGCCGAGCTGCATGTCGCAACACGACAGGGGCAGTCCCTGCGAGCCGAGGAGGCTATGACCGAACTGGTCGCCAGCATCCTCAAGGACAAACGGTTCCATGGGCTGGCCGCCAAGACGGTGCGCGGTGGCCTCTCAGGGCGTGTCCGGCGCCAACTGGCCGACTATATCGACGCGAACCTTGATCAGGTCATCCGGCTCAAGGATCTTGCCGCGATCGCTGGGCTCAGCGAATTTCATCTGCAGCGCTCGTTCAAGCAGAGCTGCGGTGTGTCGCCTCATCTCTATGTGAACCATCGCCGCATTGAACGCGCCAAAGCACAGATCAGGGCTGGCGAGCCGCTGATTGAAGTGGCCGACGCCTGCGGATTTTCAAGCCAGAGCCATTTTACGCGCAGCTTCAAGATGGGGACGGGCGTGACGCCTGCCCATTATCGCAAAGCGGTTGCGTAA